The genome window TCGCCCCATTGAGCGAAAAACGGCCAGGCCATCAGCCCCTCGAGCACCGTGCCGCCGGCAAAAGGCTTGAATTGGTAGGCCTGCCAAGGCATGACCAGCGAGCCTCCGGCCAGGGCGGAGGCGATATTTCCGGTGGGGGTCTCGTCGGTCAGCGGCGCCCACCAGTTGACGTCGCCGAAGAACAGGATCAGCGCCCTAATCGCCAGGTGGACCGATACGAGCAGCGCCAGCCAGCCGAATCGGCGCACTTATTCGAAGCTCTTGTCGATCTGGATCGCGTTGCGCGCCTGCTCCAGCCCCTGTTGCAGCTCAAGGTCGTCGGGGTCGACTCGCAGCGCGTTCTGGTAGGCGCGCAGCATCCCCTGATAGTCCTTGCGGCGCTCGGCGGCCACGGCCTCGCGGCGGAAGCTGTCCTCCATCATCTGCAACTTCTTTTCTGCGTCAACGTTGTCGATGTCAAAGAATTTCACCAGCCGATACAACGAGGCCGAGTTGTACAGCGGAGGAGAGACCCAATGCTGCGAAGCAAAGCAGCGTTCGGCCCGCGGCATCAGCACCGCGGTGGGGTCGCGCAGGAAAAGATATCCGCCGACCGACAGCGCGATCAGGGCCAATACGGCGATGTACGGCGCGAACTTATGCAGTGTGGCGCCCCTACGCCGCTTACGCGTCTTGGCGATCAGTTTCAGACGAAATTCGGCGTCGGTTCTGTCCGGTGAAATGCTCAATACCTTTTTATAGCGTCGGCGCGCGCGCCGGATACGACCGGCCCGCTCTGCGCGTTGGGCCAGTTGAAACATTTGGTCGGCACTCTGGCGCCGCGCGCGTACCGCCTTCTTTTTTTCGATGGCCTGCGGCACCCGGTAGCACTGTAGAACCTTTTCCAGCTCCGATTCGGCCCGGGCGAGCTGTCCCTGGTCGATCAGTTTCTGGGCGCGGGACAGCAGGCCGTTAACCAGGCGATCCACGCTTTGGTAGGTATCAAGCCGATGCAACAGCGTAGCGTCGCCAGGATTGATCTTGCGCGCGCCCTCGAGCAATTTTACCGCGCGTTTGAGCTTGCCGTCGTTGTAGAAAAGCTCGGCTCGATCCATCAGCGACGTGAGCTTCTCCATTTTTTTTAACGACGTCGGCAGTTCCATCGGCACGGTCTCGGGATCACCGTTGAGCGTAGCGGCCATCGAGGCCCGAGCCGAATGCGTGACGGAAAGCTGACCGGCTGCGGAGGGCATGTTGCGCGGCAATGTATCGCTCAGCGCGTAGAACGCCTCCTGAGCTTCACGGGCGGTGCTGAATCGGTCTTGCGGATTCTTCTGCAGCAGGCGCATCACCGCTGCATCGAGTTTCCCGGGCAGGCCCTCGCGCTTTTTCGAGATCAACGGCGGATCTTGATCCAGGTGCGCCTTCATCAACACCGGGATCGGCTGATCGTGGAAAGGCGGACGGCCGGTGAGGCACTCGTAGAGCACCACGCCGAAGCTATAGAGGTCGGAGCGATGGTCGACGTTTCCGCTCCATTGCTCGGGGCTCATATACTCTGCGGTGCCGACGATCTCGCCGGGTCGGGTGACGCTGCTGAACTCGATCGAGCGCGCAATGCCGAAGTCCATCAGGCTGACCAGGCCGTCGTTGCCCAGCATGATGTTGCCCGGCTTGATGTCGCGATGGATCGTACCGCGCGAGTGTGCGAAGTCCAACGCACCGAGGGTTTGCACCGCCACGTTGATCACCGCGTCGGCCGGTAGCGGTCCTTTTTCGCGCACGCGTTGCGACAGAGTGCGTCCGGCAAGGAACTTCATCACAAAAAACGTCAGGCCCTCGTCCTGGCCGACGAAATAGATCGGTACGATGTTCGGGTGATCCAGGCTCGAGGCGATGCGCACCTCGGCCTGAAAACGCTGCACCAAGTTCTCGTCCATGGCGAACTGCGGCGGGAAGACCTTGATTGCCACGTAGCGCTCGAGGCCGATCTCCTGAGCCTGGTAGACGAAGCCCATGCCCCCGCGACCGATCTGCTTGATGATCCGGTAGCGTTCCAACAGCAGGTCGTCGCCGGTCAAAGGGGCGTTGGGATCACGCTTGGGCAAGGCCGGCTGGGGCGGGGAAAAAATCTGTTGATCCAGATCGCTGTCAACGTTCGGATCGATGTGCGAATCGACCTTGAACGGATCTGTGCCGCGATCGTGTTGCCTACCCTCAGTCATCGAGCCTCATTCTAGCCGTCCTGCGAACGCCGCGCCAAGCGGAAGATCAAGCCCGCCAGCACCAGCACCGCCAGAATCAGCGCCGCGGTGAGCAGCGGCTTGTAATCCCGCGGCGGGGCCGGAGTCGCGGGGCAGACGTATTCGGGGTTGGCGCTCTGCGGACTCAGGGACAACGCCTCGGGCCGGACGTCGGGCAGAAACTCGTAAACAGCCTGGATGTCGTAGACCGGAGCCTTAACGCCGGGCGCGCCGTAGAACAAATTGATCTGTGCGCCGGGCAGGGCGGGTATCAACAAGTAGCGACCCTGTCCGTAGGCGCTGATCCCCTGCACCGCCAGCGGCGGGTTGTCGCCCTGTTCGATCATGACCTTGATCTCCCGGGTCCAAGCCTCGGGAAAGGAGATGGTCAAATTCTGGGCGTGATACAGCTCGCTATCCACCGAAAAGATGTTCTGCGCAGCTACCGGCCGCCA of Candidatus Alcyoniella australis contains these proteins:
- a CDS encoding serine/threonine-protein kinase, giving the protein MTEGRQHDRGTDPFKVDSHIDPNVDSDLDQQIFSPPQPALPKRDPNAPLTGDDLLLERYRIIKQIGRGGMGFVYQAQEIGLERYVAIKVFPPQFAMDENLVQRFQAEVRIASSLDHPNIVPIYFVGQDEGLTFFVMKFLAGRTLSQRVREKGPLPADAVINVAVQTLGALDFAHSRGTIHRDIKPGNIMLGNDGLVSLMDFGIARSIEFSSVTRPGEIVGTAEYMSPEQWSGNVDHRSDLYSFGVVLYECLTGRPPFHDQPIPVLMKAHLDQDPPLISKKREGLPGKLDAAVMRLLQKNPQDRFSTAREAQEAFYALSDTLPRNMPSAAGQLSVTHSARASMAATLNGDPETVPMELPTSLKKMEKLTSLMDRAELFYNDGKLKRAVKLLEGARKINPGDATLLHRLDTYQSVDRLVNGLLSRAQKLIDQGQLARAESELEKVLQCYRVPQAIEKKKAVRARRQSADQMFQLAQRAERAGRIRRARRRYKKVLSISPDRTDAEFRLKLIAKTRKRRRGATLHKFAPYIAVLALIALSVGGYLFLRDPTAVLMPRAERCFASQHWVSPPLYNSASLYRLVKFFDIDNVDAEKKLQMMEDSFRREAVAAERRKDYQGMLRAYQNALRVDPDDLELQQGLEQARNAIQIDKSFE